One Cricetulus griseus strain 17A/GY chromosome 5, alternate assembly CriGri-PICRH-1.0, whole genome shotgun sequence genomic window carries:
- the Abca7 gene encoding phospholipid-transporting ATPase ABCA7 isoform X6, with protein sequence MKNEDQRQSGIYLEPHSSLSTYCFCCPLCCFPSRVIMAFCTQLMLLLWKNYTYRKRQPIQLLVELLWPLFLFFILVSVRHSHPPLEHHECHFTNKPLPSAGTVPWLQGLICNVNNSCFQQPTPGEKPGVLSNFKDSLISRLLADTRTVLGGRSTTEMLAALGKLMPLLRGLGGGVWPQDSNLQNKQASVTTELKKILQGVRRSWHGEVSLDPVLGQAQGPLRKFLDATGDLTQELLNLPSLLELRALLHRPRGSAGSLELISEVLCSTKGPSSPGGLSLNWYDTSQLNEFMDPELAPALPDSSLSPACSKFVGSLNDHPVSLLLWSRLKPLILGKILFTPDTNFTRKLMAQVNRTFEELALLRDLQEVWEVLGPQIFNFMNDSSNMAMLQRLLAVEDLGWRHQTPRGQQKLEAVRDFLDPSRGGYNWQKAHADIGHLAEILGQIMECVSLDKLEAVPSEAALVSRALELLGERRLWAGVVFLSTKDPVDRSELSSPALGPGHLRFKIRMDIDVVTSTDKIRDKFWDPGPSADPFMDLRYVWGGFVYLQDLLEQAAVRVLSGRDSHTGLYLQQMPHPCYVDDVFLRVLSRSLPLFLTLSWIYSVALTVKAVVHEKETRLRETMRAMGLSRAVLWLGWFLSCLGPFLVSAALLVLVLKLGDILPYSHPAVLFFFLAAFAVATVAQSFLLSAFFSRANLAAACGGLIYFSLYLPYVLCVAWRERLPKGIRVAASLLSPVAFGFGCESLALLEEQGDGAQWHNLGSDPAEDIFSLAQVSAFLLVDAAIYGLALWYLEAVCPGQYGIPEPWDFPFRRSYWYGPGPPQGSDLAPAPQDPKVLVEEPLPGLIPGVSIRGLKKHFHGCPQPALRGLSLDFYQGHITAFLGHNGAGKTTTLSILSGLFPPSGGSASILGHDVQTNMAAIRPHLGICPQYNVLFDLLTVEEHVWFYGRLKGLSAAAMIPEQEHLIQDVGLILKRDTQTRHLSGGMQRKLSVAIAFVGGSRVVILDEPTAGVDPASRRGIWELLLKYREGRTLILSTHYLDEAELLGDRVAVVASGSLCCCGSPLFLRRRLGSGYYLTLVKSPQSRNIQGSKGNSGKSRQEQKPDSEGSMAGTTLTQETLDGSSQAPTPDAAPITPRTPKILDLVKRHVPEAQLVEELPHELVLALPYTGALDGSFGMVFQELDQQLEALGLTGYGISDTNLEEIFLKVVEDAQREGGDSGQYLHPRTATQQPHTGPEVSALENGELARLMLDPQGLQVFTPNAAPVQGWTLTCQQLRALLHKRFLLAHRSHWGLFAQIVLPALFVGLALLFSLIVPPFSQYPPLQLSPAMYGPQVSFFSEDAPQDPNQVKLLEALLEEAGLHNPSMQGVAARGPKCTHSLDCYFSVPEVPADVAHILALGNWTPESPSPACLCSQPGARRLLPDCPAGAGGPPPPQAIAGLGEVVQNLTGRNVSDFLVKTYSSLVRRGLKTKKWVDEVRYGGFSLGGGDPDLPSGYEVIHTVSEMRALLSPQPGKALDRILNNLTQWALGLDARNNLKIWFNNKGWHAMVAFVNRANNGLLHALLPTGTSHHAHGITTFNHPLNLTKEQLSEAALMASSVDVLVSICVVFAMSFVPASFTLVLIEERVTRAKHLQLVSGLPQTLYWLGNFFWDMCNYLVAMCIVVFIFLAFQQRAYVSPQNLPALLLLLLLYGWSITPLMYPASFFFSVPSTAYVVLTCINLFIGINSSMATFVLELLSDQKLQEVSRILKQVFLIFPHFCLGRGLIDMVRNQAMEDAFERLGDKQFQSPLRWDVIGKNLLAMVVQGPLFLLITLILQHRNHLLPQSKPKLLPPLGEEDEDVAQERGRVTKGATTGDVLVLRDLTKVYRGQRSPAVDRLCLGIAPGECFGLLGVNGAGKTSTFRMVTGDTLPSSGEAVLAGHKHPCNPVWVVHKDLSILFPTAV encoded by the exons ATGAAGAATGAAGATCAGAGACAGTCAGGCATTTACCTCGAGCCACACAGCTCACTCTCAACCTATTGTTTCTGCTGTCCTCTCTGCTGTTTCCCTTCCAGAGTCATCATGGCCTTCTGCACACAGCTGATGCTCCTACTGTGGAAAAATTACACGTATCGAAAAAGACAACCG ATCCAGCTTCTGGTGGAGTTACTGtggcctctcttcctcttcttcatcctgGTGTCTGTCCGCCACTCCCACCCTCCACTGGAGCACCACGAAT GCCACTTTACAAACAAGCCGCTACCATCCGCCGGCACGGTGCCCTGGCTGCAGGGCCTTATCTGCAATGTAAACAACTCCTGTTTCCAGCAGCCAACGCCTGGGGAGAAGCCTGGAGTCCTGAGCAACTTTAAGGACTCCTT GATCTCGAGGCTCCTTGCAGACACTCGCACAGTGCTCGGGGGCCGCAGCACCACAGAGATGCTTGCTGCCCTGGGGAAACTGATGCCCCTGCTCAGAggcctgggaggtggag TCTGGCCACAAGACAGTAACCTACAGAACAAGCAAGCATCAGTGACCACTGAGCTCAAAAAGATCCTTCAAGGGGTGAGGAGGAGCTGGCATGGTGAG GTGTCCCTGGATCCTGTGCTGGGTCAAGCCCAGGGTCCCTTGAGGAAGTTCTTGGATGCCACTGGGGATCTTACTCAGGAG CTCCTGAATCTGCCCAGCCTGCTGGAACTCCGAGCTTTGCTGCATAGGCCCCGAGGGTCAGCTGGTTCGCTGGAGCTGATTTCAGAGGTCCTCTGCAGTACCAAGGGGCCCAGCAGCCCTGGGGGCCTCTCCCTCAATTGGTATGACACCAGCCAGCTCAATGAGTTCATGGATCCAGAGCTGGCACCTGCCCTGCCTGACAGCAGCCTCA GCCCTGCCTGCTCCAAGTTCGTGGGGTCACTGAATGACCACCCTGTGTCTCTACTGCTCTGGAGTCGCCTGAAGCCATTGATCCTTGGAAAAATTCTCTTTACCCCTGACACAAACTTCACCCGGAAGCTCATGGCCCAG GTCAACCGTACCTTCGAGGAGTTGGCTCTGTTGAGGGACCTACAAGAGGTTTGGGAGGTGCTAGGACCCCAGATCTTCAACTTCATGAATGACAGTTCAAACATGGCCATGCTTCAG AGACTGCTGGCAGTGGAGGACCTGGGGTGGAGGCATCAGACACCCAGAGGCCAGCAGAAGTTGGAGGCTGTCAGAGATTTTCTGGACCCTAGTAGGGGTGGCTACAACTGGCAGAAGGCCCATGCGGACATAGGGCACCTGGCAGAAATCCTGGGTCAAATCATGGAG TGTGTGTCCCTTGACAAGCTGGAGGCTGTGCCCTCAGAGGCAGCTCTTGTGTCCCGCGCCCTGGAGCTGCTGGGTGAGCGCCGCCTATGGGCAGGTGTTGTCTTCCTGAGCACTAAGGATCCTGTGGACCGGTCTGAGCTGTCATCTCCAGCCCTGGGTCCTGGCCACCTGCGATTCAAGATCCGAATGGATATCGATGTTGTCACAAGCACCGATAAAATCAGAGACAA GTTTTGGGACCCAGGGCCATCGGCAGACCCTTTCATGGACCTGCGCTATGTGTGGGGTGGCTTCGTGTACCTGCAGGACCTGCTGGAGCAGGCAGCTGTGCGAGTGCTGAGTGGGCGGGACTCCCACACAGGCCTCTATCTGCAGCAGATGCCCCACCCCTGCTATGTAGACGATGT GTTTCTGCGGGTGCTGAGCCGGTCTCTGCCGCTGTTTCTGACTCTGTCCTGGATCTATTCAGTGGCGCTCACTGTGAAGGCTGTGGTGCACGAGAAAGAGACCCGACTGAGAGAAACCATGCGTGCCATGGGACTGAGCCGGGCGGTGCTCTGGCTTGGCTGGTTCCTCAGCTGCCTGGGACCCTTCCTGGTCAGCGCTGCGTTGCTGGTGTTAGTGCTCAAG CTAGGGGACATCCTTCCTTACAGCCACCCTGctgtcctcttcttcttcttggcgGCCTTCGCAGTGGCCACCGTGGCTCAGAGTTTTCTGCTCAGTGCCTTCTTCTCCAGGGCCAACCTGGCAGCTGCCTGTGGGGGCCTCATCTACTTCTCCCTCTACCTGCCCTACGTGCTGTGTGTCGCCTGGCGTGAGCGCCTGCCCAAGGGCATCCGTGTAGCTGCG AGCCTGCTGTCCCCCGTGGCCTTCGGATTTGGTTGTGAAAGCCTGGCGCTCCTGGAGGAGCAGGGGGATGGTGCTCAGTGGCACAATTTGGGCAGTGACCCTGCGGAGGACATCTTCAGCCTGGCACAGGTGTCTGCCTTCCTGTTAGTGGACGCTGCCATCTACGGCCTCGCCCTCTGGTACCTGGAGGCCGTATGCCCAG GCCAGTATGGGATCCCTGAACCATGGGATTTTCCCTTTCGGAGGAGCTACTGGTATGGGCCTGGACCTCCCCAGGGCTCTGACTTGGCCCCTGCCCCGCAGGATCCAAAGG TTCTGGTGGAAGAgccactgcctggcctcattCCTGGTGTCTCCATCCGTGGCCTCAAGAAGCATTTTCATGGCTGTCCACAGCCAGCCCTACGAGGACTCAGCCTTGACTTCTACCAAGGCCACATTACTGCCTTTTTGGGTCACAACGGGGCTGGCAAGACAACTACACT GTCCATCTTGAGTGGTCTTTTCCCACCCAGTGGTGGCTCAGCCTCCATCCTAGGCCATGATGTGCAAACCAACATGGCAGCCATCCGGCCCCACCTGGGCATCTGCCCACAGTACAATGTGCTGTTTGACTT GCTGACCGTGGAAGAGCATGTGTGGTTCTATGGCCGTTTGAAAGGTTTAAGTGCAGCTGCCATGATCCCTGAACAAGAGCATCTGATCCAGGATGTGGGACTCATCCTCAAGCGGGACACGCAGACACGCCACCTCTCTG GTGGGATGCAGCGAAAACTGTCTGTGGCCATTGCCTTTGTGGGTGGCTCTCGTGTAGTTATCCTTGATGAGCCCACTGCTGGCGTGGATCCTGCTTCCCGCCGTGGCATTTGGGAATTGCTGCTTAAGTACAGAGAAG GTCGCACCCTGATCCTCTCTACTCACTACCTGGATGAGGCAGAGCTCCTGGGAGATCGAGTGGCCGTGGTGGCAAGTGGCTCTTTGTGCTGCTGTGGCTCCCCACTCTTCTTGCGTCGACGCTTGGGCTCTGGTTACTACTTGACACTGGTGAAGAGTCCTCAGTCCCGCAACATCCAGGGCTCAAAG GGAAACAGCGGCAAATCCAGACAGGAGCAGAAGCCAGACAGCGAGGGCAGTATGGCAG GGACAACCCTCACCCAAGAAACCTTGGATGGGAGCAGCCAGGCCCCCACTCCTGATGCAGCCCCCATCACCCCAAGAACACCCAAGATCCTAGATCTAGTGAAGCGTCACGTTCCTGAAGCCCAGCTGGTGGAGGAACTGCCCCACGAGCTGGTGCTGGCATTGCCCTACACGGGTGCCCTGGATGGCAGCTTTGGCATGGTCTTCCAAGAGCTGGATCAACAACTGGaggccctggggctcactggctatgGGATCTCAGACACCAACCTGGAGGAG ATCTTCCTAAAGGTGGTGGAGGATGCACAGAGAGAAG GTGGTGACTCTGGACAGTACCTGCACCCTCGCACAGCCACTCAGCAGCCCCACACAGGGCCGGAGGTGTCAGCCCTGGAGAATGGGGAACTGG CTAGGCTGATGCTGGACCCCCAGGGCCTGCAGGTTTTCACACCCAACGCTGCTCCAGTGCAGGGCTGGACACTGACCTGCCAACAGCTCCGGGCTCTGCTCCACAAGCGTTTTCTGCTTGCCCACCGCAGCCACTGGGGCCTGTTTGCTCAG ATTGTGCTACCTGCTCTCTTTGTGGGCCTGGCCCTGCTCTTCAGCCTCATTGTCCCGCCATTCAGCCAATACCCGCCCCTGCAGCTCAGCCCCGCTATGTATGGCCCCCAGGTCTCCTTCTTCAG TGAAGATGCCCCTCAGGATCCCAACCAGGTGAAGCTGCTGGAGGCACTGCTGGAGGAGGCCGGGCTGCACAACCCCAGCATGCAGGGCGTAGCTGCCAG GGGACCCAAGTGCACCCACTCCTTGGATTGCTACTTCTCAGTCCCCGAGGTCCCTGCAGATGTGGCCCACATCCTGGCCCTTGgcaactggactccagagtcTCCGTCCCCAGCCTGCCTATGCAGCCAGCCTGGAGCCCGCCGCCTGCTGCCTGACTGCCCAGCTGGGGCTGGGGGTCCACCGCCACCCCAGGCCATAGCTGGCTTGGGGGAGGTGGTCCAGAACCTCACTGGGAGAAATGTGTCTGACTTCCTGGTGAAGACTTACTCCAGTCTGGTGCGCCGGGG CCTGAAGACTAAGAAGTGGGTGGACGAGGTCAG GTATGGGGGCTTCTCCTTGGGAGGCGGAGACCCAGACCTGCCCTCAGGGTATGAGGTGATCCACACAGTGTCAGAGATGCGGGCACTGCTGAGCCCCCAACCTGGCAAAGCCCTAGACCGTATCCTGAACAACCTCACTCAGTGGGCCCTCGGCCTTGATGCCCGGAACAACCTTAAG ATCTGGTTCAACAACAAGGGCTGGCATGCCATGGTGGCCTTTGTGAACCGAGCCAACAATGGACTCCTACATGCTCTCCTACCAACTGGCACATCCCACCATGCCCATGGCATCACTACATTCAACCATCCTTTGAACCTGACCAAGGAGCAGCTGTCTGAGGCTGCACT GATGGCCTCCTCGGTGGATGTTCTTGTCTCCATATGTGTGGTCTTCGCCATGTCCTTTGTCCCAGCCAGCTTCACCCTGGTCCTCATTGAGGAACGTGTCACCAGAGCCAAACACCTGCAGCTGGTCAGCGGCCTGCCCCAAACCCTATACTGGCTTGGCAATTTCTTCTGGGACATG TGTAACTACTTGGTGGCAATGTGCATAGTGGTGTTCATCTTCCTGGCCTTCCAGCAGAGGGCCTACGTTTCCCCACAGAACCTACCTGCCCTCCTACTCTTGCTACTGCTCTATGG CTGGTCAATCACACCTCTCATGTACCCagcctccttcttcttctctgtgCCTAGCACGGCCTATGTGGTGCTCACCTGCATCAACCTCTTCATTGGCATCAACAGCAGCATGGCCACCTTTGTATTGGAACTGCTATCAGATCAG AAATTGCAAGAAGTAAGCCGGATTCTGAAGCAAGTGTTTCTCATCTTCCCCCACTTCTGCCTGGGCAGAGGGCTTATCGACATGGTGCGGAACCAGGCCATGGAAGATGCCTTTGAGCGCTTGG GAGACAAGCAATTCCAGTCACCCCTTCGCTGGGACGTCATCGGCAAGAACCTTCTGGCCATGGTGGTCCAGGGACCCTTGTTCCTCCTcatcacactcatcctccagcacCGCAATCATCTCCTGCCACA ATCCAAACCGAAACTGCTACCACCCCtgggagaggaggatgaggacGTGGCTCAAGAGCGGGGGCGGGTGACCAAGGGGGCCACCACGGGGGACGTGCTGGTCCTCCGGGACCTGACCAAG GTGTACCGTGGGCAGAGGAGCCCGGCTGTGGATCGTCTATGCCTGGGGATCGCCCCTGGGGAG TGTTTCGGACTGCTGGGCGTCAATGGGGCAGGGAAGACATCCACCTTCAGAATGGTGACAGGGGACACGCTGCCCAGCAGTGGTGAAGCAGTGCTGGCAGGCCACAA ACACCCGTGTAATCCTGTATGGGTGGTCCACAAGGACTTGAGCATCTTGTTCCCAACCGCAGTGTAG